The genome window CCGCGCAACGCCTGCGCCTGCCGATGCGCCCGCACAACCGCAGCCTCAACCTGTCAAACGCGGTGGCGGTGGTGGTGTTCGAAGCATGGCGGCAGCTGGGCTTCCCCGGCGCGGATTGAGCGCACGGCAGGCCGCCGGCCGATCGCGAACGCGTTTCCCTGGGCCGGACTGCGCGTCGGGCGCGCGGACAAGGCGCGCATCAACGCCGAGGCCAGCGGCGCGTGCGCACCTTATTTATCTATGGGGCGGCAGAACGTGCGGCGCAGACCGGCTTTGCGGCGCCGCGCCGGAAGCGCATTCAGCCGCCGCGGCTACAACCGCACCCCAAAAGTTCCTGAACATACTGTCTGATTTATGTACCGGTCAGTTTTAAATTCAGGGGAAGTTCGGGTGGCTAACGGATAATTTACATATCGGCAGCGAACGGCCCACGCCTCAGCGCCGACTAAACCAATAAAAGGATATCCCGATCATGAAGACTTCTCTGCTCGCTCTCGCCCTCCTGGCCACCCTGCCGTTCGCTGCCTCCGCTGCCGAAGGCCTGTCCTACAACTACGTCGAAGGCGGCTACATCAAGACCGACGCCAACGGCGGCGACGCGGATGGCTGGGCCATCAAGGGCTCCTACGCGATCAACCCGAACTTCAGCGTGTTCGGCGACTTCAACCGCCAGAAGACCGATTTCGGCGACGTCGACGTCGACCAGTGGCGCATCGGCGCCGGCTACAACCACGAGATCTCGACCAGCACCGACCTGGTGACCCGCGTGGCCTACAACCGCTTCGACCCGGAATTCGGCAGCAAGTTCAACGGCTACAGCGCCGAAGCCGGCATCCGTACCGCGTTCAACCCGTACCTTGAGGTGTATGCGCTGGGCGGTTACGAGGACTACACCAAGAAGAACGGCAGCAACCCGGACGGCGAGTTCTACGGCCGCCTCGGCGCCCAGGCCAAGCTCAACCAGAACTGGGGCCTGAGCGCGGACCTGAAGATGAACCGCGACGGCGACAAGGAATGGTTCGTCGGCCCGCGCTTCAGCTGGTAAGCAGCACCGCGTAGCACTGCGCGCCGCGTCTCTCTCTCCCGCTGCGCGCGGTTCGAAGCCCGGTCCCAGGACCGGGCTTCTTTTTTTGTGCGCCATGCAGGCTGGATGGCCGCAGACACGAAAAAGCCCGGCTTCGGCCGGGCTTTTTCGTGTCTGGAACAAGGCGCGGTCAGCTGAACAGCGTGGTCGGATACTCGGGTTTCTGCTCGCGGGCCAGCAACTGCTGCAGGCCCGCCGCCGGCGTCATCGCGCCGTGCAGCACCGCGCGCACCGCGTTGGAGATCGGCAGGTCGATGCCATGACGTTCGGCCTGGCGCATCACTTCGTCGGCGGTCTGCACCGACTCGACCACCTGGCCGATCGCGCGGACCGCGTCGTGCAGGGTCTGCCCGCGGCCCAGGGCCAGGCCCAGGCGCCGGTTGCGCGACAGGTCGCCGGTGCAGGTCAGCACCAGGTCGCCGAGTCCGGCCAGGCCCATCAGCGTTTCCGGCTTGCCGCCGATCGCCGCGGCCAGCCGCAGCATTTCGTTGAGGCCGCGGGTAATCAGGCCGGCGCGGGCGTTCAGGCCCAGCTCCATGCCGTCGGCCACGCCGGTGGCCACCGCCAGTACGTTCTTCATCGCCCCGCCCAACTCGGCACCGACCATGTCGTCGCCGGTGTAGGCGCGGAAGGTGGGGCCGTGCATCGCGTCTGCGACCTGCTGTGCGAACGCGGCATCGCCGTGCACGGTCACCGCGGTCGGCAGGTCCAGCGCCACTTCCTTGGCGAACGACGGCCCGGTCACCACTGCCAGCGGCACGTCATCGCCCAGTATCTGCTGTGCGACTTCATGCAGAAAGCGCCCGGAGCCCGGCTCGAAGCCCTTGGTCGCCCAGGCCACGCCGGCCTGCGCCGGGCGCAACGGCGCCAGCTGATGCAGGGTTTCGGTGAACGCGTGCGACGGCACCACCACCAGGATCCAGTCGGCGCCGTGCACGGCCGCCGCCAGGTCGGTGGTGGCCTGCAGCGCCGCCGGCAACGCAATCTGCGGCAGGTAGCGCGGGTTCTCGTGGCGCTGCCCAATCGCCTCGGCGACGGCGGCATCGCGTCCCCACAGCACGGTCGGAAAACCGTGCCGGGCGAGGAGCGCGGCCAGGGCGGTGCCCCAGGAGCCGGCGCCGAGGACAGCGATCTTCTTCGCGGGGTGATCGCGCATGCGCAACGGCGGACGCGTCAGGCGTTGCCGGCCGGCTCCGAGTCGGCCAGCGACTTGGTCTCGTCCTGCTGCGCGCGCTGGCGCAGGGTTTCGGCGTACAGCGCTTCGAAGTTGATCGGCTGCAGGAAGAACGGCGGGAAGCCGCCGGCCTGGATCAGGTCGCTGACCAGCGAACGCACGTACGGGAACAGGATGTTCGGGCACTGTGTGCCGAGCAGCACGTCCACCGCCTGCGGGTCCAGGCCGACCAGGCCGAACACGCCGGCCTGCTGCACTTCGGCCACATACGCGGTCTTGCCGGCGGCGGTGCAGGTCAGGGTCACCGCGAGCACCACTTCGAAGGCCTGCTCGTTCAGGCGCTGCACGCGCTGGTTGAGGTTGAGCTGCAGCTCCGGCTGCACGTTGTCGTTGAACACCGCCGGCGCGTTGGGCGACTCGAAGGACACATCCTTGACGTAGATCTTCTCGATGGTGAACGCGGGGCCGGCTTCGGCCGGCGCCGTGGCGCCGTTGTTGGTGACGTCGGACATTGCTTGACTCCGGTGGATTCAGGTAACAAAGAGATTCGGGATTATCACATGCCGGCCGCGGCGCTCGGCGCCCGGCCGGGCGGCGCGATCAGCGGCCCTTGACCAGCGGCAGATCGGCCTGCTGCCAGGCGGCGATGCCGCCGTCGAGCACGTAGACCTGCTCGAAGCCGGCCTTCTTCAGCTGCTTGGCGGCGGCATC of Xanthomonas translucens pv. cerealis contains these proteins:
- a CDS encoding OmpO family porin; this translates as MKTSLLALALLATLPFAASAAEGLSYNYVEGGYIKTDANGGDADGWAIKGSYAINPNFSVFGDFNRQKTDFGDVDVDQWRIGAGYNHEISTSTDLVTRVAYNRFDPEFGSKFNGYSAEAGIRTAFNPYLEVYALGGYEDYTKKNGSNPDGEFYGRLGAQAKLNQNWGLSADLKMNRDGDKEWFVGPRFSW
- a CDS encoding NAD(P)H-dependent glycerol-3-phosphate dehydrogenase, which produces MRDHPAKKIAVLGAGSWGTALAALLARHGFPTVLWGRDAAVAEAIGQRHENPRYLPQIALPAALQATTDLAAAVHGADWILVVVPSHAFTETLHQLAPLRPAQAGVAWATKGFEPGSGRFLHEVAQQILGDDVPLAVVTGPSFAKEVALDLPTAVTVHGDAAFAQQVADAMHGPTFRAYTGDDMVGAELGGAMKNVLAVATGVADGMELGLNARAGLITRGLNEMLRLAAAIGGKPETLMGLAGLGDLVLTCTGDLSRNRRLGLALGRGQTLHDAVRAIGQVVESVQTADEVMRQAERHGIDLPISNAVRAVLHGAMTPAAGLQQLLAREQKPEYPTTLFS
- the secB gene encoding protein-export chaperone SecB, whose protein sequence is MSDVTNNGATAPAEAGPAFTIEKIYVKDVSFESPNAPAVFNDNVQPELQLNLNQRVQRLNEQAFEVVLAVTLTCTAAGKTAYVAEVQQAGVFGLVGLDPQAVDVLLGTQCPNILFPYVRSLVSDLIQAGGFPPFFLQPINFEALYAETLRQRAQQDETKSLADSEPAGNA